The region CTTCTTCCTGTGGCTGGCGGAGAACATCGCCACCTACCTGGGCGCCTGGCGCTACCCCGACCAGCTGCACGGCTGGCAGCCCGTCGCCGTGGAGAAGATCGGAGCCTGGGCGCTCCTGATCAGCGTGACCTTCGTCCTGGTCGCCTGGGCCAAGGGCAAGCACGCCCCGGGCGAGCGGGCCGCCCGCTGAGGCCCCTCATGTGCGCGGCAGCAACGACCCCAGCGGCCCGAGATCGAGGTTGAGGTCTTCGAGGCGCAGGCCGTGCTGGTCGCACAGCTCGGTCATCCGCTCCTCCAGGTGCATCAGCGTCTCGCCGATCTGCTCGACCTGCGCGTCGTTCAGGTCTCCCTGCTCCACCCGGCGGATCGCCTGCCGTTCCATCAGCTGCCGCAGCAGCTCCACCACGGTGAGCACCAACGAGACCAGGTCGCGGCCCATCTGCTCCCGGTCGACGTCGAACCTGCTCTCGCGCGGGCCGGTGTGTTCCGTCACAGCGGCCCCGAGTCCGGCCACGGCGCGGGCACGCGTTCGCTGACCGACGACAGCAGCGCATGCAGGGAGAGCCGCACCAGGGGTACGTCCGCGATGGCGATGACCAGGTCCCCGCTGATGACGACCCCGGTGGACAGGACCCGGTCGAGCAGGTCGACCAACGGGACGCCGATGGGTCCGGTGAGCGGCCCCGGCGTCTCCCAGGGGACGGGCTGCAGGGTGGACACGGCTCACACCTCCCCGACGAAGGAGTACGGGGCCCAGGGGCCGGACACCTCGACCTCGGCTCCGGTGCGGTGCCGCAGGTCCTCCACGGCGTCGAGCAGTCGCTTCGCGCGCTCGGCCGGCATCAGGTAGGTGGCGTTCAGGACCTGCAGCCGGTGCTTCTCCCCCGTCATCTCCAAAGAGTGCGGGCGCAGTCGGCGGGTCGCGGTGGCCAGGCGGGTCAGGGCCGCATCGATGTCCTCGGCGGTCCGCAGTGCTCGGTCGTGGTGCTGCTCGCGCGCCTGGTGCAGCCCGCGCTTGCGTTCCAGGTAGGCGCGGCCCGCTCCCCCTGGCGCACTGCCGCCGCCCGGGAGGAGCGCCGCAGGGGCAGTCGGCGCCGAGGGCGTACGGGCAGCGGCGGGGAGGTAGGCCTTCACTCCCCATTCGGCGTGGTTCTCGATGCGATCGAGCGCTGCGGTGAAGCGGTCCGTGTCGGCTTCCAGCGCCTCTCGCGCGCGTTCGTCCCCCCGGTAGAGGGTGGCCAGCGCCAGCGGCGCCGTCGGGCCGCAGGCGGCGACCGCGGTCACCACTTCGTGGTGGGCGCGTGCGCAGTGTTCCAGCGCCGCGCGGTCCGAAAGCCGCCGCTGCCAGGCCTCCTCGGTGAACTCGGCGGCGGGCACGTGCTGGACGACCGCCGTGAGGGGCCCGAAGCGCAGACCGCGCACGGGGAAGCCTTCGGCGAGACCGGCGAGGTCCGTGAGGGCGGCCGGGTCGAGCCGCCGGCACACGGCGAAGACGTAGGTCGAGGTGGCGCTCACCGGGGTGGCCGGCTGTTTCGTCGTCATGTGCCCGCCCCTGCCGTGTCCTTCGTCCGGGAGGAGGACGAGTCCGAGGACGCATCACCGTCCTCGGCGGACTCCAGGGCTTCCACCCGCTCGCGCAGCCGGCGGTTCTCGTCCCGCAGCTCGTTCCGGGCCGCCTTGGAGCTGAGGGCGGGGTCGGTCTCCCACCAGTCGATTCCGGCCTTCCTGGCCGTCTCCACCGACGCGACGAACAGCCGCAGCCTGATGGTGAGGAGCTCGATGTCGAGGAGGTCGATCTTGATGTCACCGGCGATGACGATCCCCTTGTCGAGGACCCGTTCGAGGATGTCGGCGAGGTTCGAGGTGGTCGGGCCGTGGGTGGGAGGAGCGTCCCGTCTCTGGTCGATGTCGGTCACGTGTCACTCCTTCCTCTGCGGGCCGGGCAGCAGCGGCGAGCCGGACTCCGGTACGTCCGTCGAAGGGGGCGCGGCTCCCGGCTCGCGCGGTCCCTCAGCGCTCGTACAGCAGGTCGAGCAGTTGCTCCTCTTCGTGTTCGAATGCCTCTTGGGCGAGGTGACCGGATTCGAATTCATGGTTCAGCGCGGCGAGCCGGGCGCGGATCACGGACGGATCGTGCAGCTCGCGGTCGGCCGCCTGGGCGAGCTGATCGGCCACCCAGACCACCCCTCGTACGGGTGCGAGCGGCAGCGTGAGCACGCCGCTGATCAGCCCCATCTCACCCTCCGGCCCGGCCCGCGAGCGCGCGCGGTTCGAGGAAGCTGTAGCAGGGCAGCGGGCCCGCGATCCGGAGTACGACGCGGTCGCTGTGGTGCCGGGCGAGCCGCTCCGCCTCGGCGGTGAAGCCGGCGCTGTCGCCCCGGTCCACCAGGAACGACATATTGACCTGGCACCCGGACACGTCCGGCCCTGCGGTGACCGCATGGGCCCGGGGCGTCAGCGCACGCACGATCTCGTGGCCGGCTTCGGCGGCCCGGCGCGCCAGCGCCGTGGCCACCGCCTCTCCGAGCCGCAGATTCGCCTCGTAGCCGGGCCGTCGGCGCACCGTCTCGCGCAGGCCGCGGATGGTCGCGTCCCCTTGGACGAGCGCGGCGAGCGAATCGTCGGCGGGCAGCGCCTTGAGGTTGATCTCGACCCTGCCCGCGAGGTCCTCCAGGGCCGCCAGATGGCGCTCCTCGGCGTCCGAGAGCTGTCGGCGGACCACCGTCTCGTCCGGTGCGACCATCCCGAACCGCATGGGCAGGACGGGCCCGTCGTCGGCCAGGGTCAGCAGCAGTTCCTGGTGGGCCATGAGGTCGCGGCGACGGGCGCGCAGTTGCGGCGGCGCCTGGCTCACGACCGCGGCGACCCGCCCCTCGTCGAGGCGCTCCACCACGCCTGGGGGATCCCCCACTCCGCCCAGGCCCAAGGGCAACGGGTGGTCGGCCCGGACAATGGCGTAGACGTAGATGCCGTCCTCCGTCACTGGTCAGTCCTCCTCTGAGCGCCGTCGGCGGGAAGCGGCTCCGGAGCGGGTGGAACTGCTGCGCCGCCGCCGCTGTGGCTGCGCCTCCTCCTCGGATTCGTCCTCCGAGTCGTCGCCCCCGCCCACCACCGAGCGGACGGTGTCGCCGAGGGACGAGGCGGCTTTCTTGGCCTTGCTCTTCCCGATGCTCTTGGCGGCCTGGCCGCCGAAGAGCTCGGGGACCGTGACACTGCCCGAATCGTGCTCCAGATCCAGCCGGTTGCACGCCTCCGCGAATCGCAGGTACGTATCGACGCTGGCCACCACGATGCGGGCATCGATCTTGAGGATCTCGATCCCGACCAGGGACACCCGTATGAACACATCGATGACCATGCCCCGGTCCAGGATGAGTTCCATCACGTCGTAGAGCGTTCCCGCCCTGGGCGGGCAGGGAATTACCTCGCCGGACAGTCCTGAATAGGTCGTCGTGGCCATCTGGGGTGCCTTTCCGCTGGTCAGTGCGTGTTCACTGGTCGGCCGCACCTCGTCGATAGCGGTGGGTCCGGTAGTACTCGAGCAGCTCGCCGTCGTCGTCGAGCTTCACCTCGTAGGTCGCGAGCAG is a window of Streptomyces caniferus DNA encoding:
- a CDS encoding gas vesicle protein K — protein: MGRDLVSLVLTVVELLRQLMERQAIRRVEQGDLNDAQVEQIGETLMHLEERMTELCDQHGLRLEDLNLDLGPLGSLLPRT
- a CDS encoding gas vesicle protein; translated protein: MSTLQPVPWETPGPLTGPIGVPLVDLLDRVLSTGVVISGDLVIAIADVPLVRLSLHALLSSVSERVPAPWPDSGPL
- a CDS encoding GvpL/GvpF family gas vesicle protein — protein: MTTKQPATPVSATSTYVFAVCRRLDPAALTDLAGLAEGFPVRGLRFGPLTAVVQHVPAAEFTEEAWQRRLSDRAALEHCARAHHEVVTAVAACGPTAPLALATLYRGDERAREALEADTDRFTAALDRIENHAEWGVKAYLPAAARTPSAPTAPAALLPGGGSAPGGAGRAYLERKRGLHQAREQHHDRALRTAEDIDAALTRLATATRRLRPHSLEMTGEKHRLQVLNATYLMPAERAKRLLDAVEDLRHRTGAEVEVSGPWAPYSFVGEV
- a CDS encoding gas vesicle protein, translating into MTDIDQRRDAPPTHGPTTSNLADILERVLDKGIVIAGDIKIDLLDIELLTIRLRLFVASVETARKAGIDWWETDPALSSKAARNELRDENRRLRERVEALESAEDGDASSDSSSSRTKDTAGAGT
- a CDS encoding gas vesicle protein GvpG, translating into MGLISGVLTLPLAPVRGVVWVADQLAQAADRELHDPSVIRARLAALNHEFESGHLAQEAFEHEEEQLLDLLYER
- a CDS encoding GvpL/GvpF family gas vesicle protein, with amino-acid sequence MTEDGIYVYAIVRADHPLPLGLGGVGDPPGVVERLDEGRVAAVVSQAPPQLRARRRDLMAHQELLLTLADDGPVLPMRFGMVAPDETVVRRQLSDAEERHLAALEDLAGRVEINLKALPADDSLAALVQGDATIRGLRETVRRRPGYEANLRLGEAVATALARRAAEAGHEIVRALTPRAHAVTAGPDVSGCQVNMSFLVDRGDSAGFTAEAERLARHHSDRVVLRIAGPLPCYSFLEPRALAGRAGG
- the gvpJ gene encoding gas vesicle protein GvpJ; this translates as MATTTYSGLSGEVIPCPPRAGTLYDVMELILDRGMVIDVFIRVSLVGIEILKIDARIVVASVDTYLRFAEACNRLDLEHDSGSVTVPELFGGQAAKSIGKSKAKKAASSLGDTVRSVVGGGDDSEDESEEEAQPQRRRRSSSTRSGAASRRRRSEED